The following coding sequences are from one Methanobacterium petrolearium window:
- a CDS encoding TATA-box-binding protein: MTKVEIKVENIVASATLGKSVDLPQVAPALEGVEYNLEQFPGLVYKLKEPKTAALIFGSGKLVCTGAKSIDDSKKAIHIAVDKMRTLDPDIPHEFEIKVQNIVASANLEKTLNLEAVALDLENTEYEPEQFPGLVYRLGEPKVVLLLFGSGKVVCTGAKTIADAQLGVEKTKERLSELDLL; encoded by the coding sequence ATGACAAAAGTTGAAATTAAAGTGGAGAACATAGTGGCTTCCGCAACACTCGGAAAGTCCGTAGACCTTCCCCAAGTCGCACCAGCGCTGGAAGGTGTAGAATATAACCTTGAACAATTTCCAGGATTAGTTTACAAACTTAAAGAACCTAAAACAGCCGCACTCATATTTGGGTCAGGTAAACTGGTTTGTACAGGTGCTAAGTCTATCGATGATTCGAAAAAGGCAATCCACATTGCTGTGGACAAGATGCGCACTTTAGATCCTGATATACCTCACGAATTTGAAATTAAAGTTCAGAACATCGTTGCTTCTGCTAATTTAGAAAAAACTCTCAACCTAGAGGCAGTGGCCCTGGATTTGGAAAACACCGAATACGAACCAGAACAATTCCCGGGTTTGGTTTACCGATTGGGTGAACCTAAAGTAGTGCTATTACTATTCGGATCTGGAAAAGTGGTATGTACAGGTGCAAAAACTATCGCAGACGCACAACTTGGTGTAGAAAAAACAAAGGAAAGATTATCTGAATTAGATTTATTATAA